One genomic window of Candidatus Nanohalobium constans includes the following:
- a CDS encoding SGNH/GDSL hydrolase family protein, translating into MDNILVFGHSVTQGLWGEKGGWVQRLENSLVSNALETQDEDDIYYLFNQGVTGDTSEDLLNRLEQEYRNRTEEGYEDLLIIQIGANDVIEENGQVRVDPEGFRQNIVDLVELGKELSDELIFVGDFPVNPEIGEIPYSPGKKLDYSRLKQYEEIKKEVCSEKEVGYIDLFKMMENRNQNRFLEEGVHPTSQGHKFVYQKVKKELESKNLI; encoded by the coding sequence ATGGATAATATCTTGGTTTTCGGGCATTCAGTAACTCAAGGTTTATGGGGTGAAAAAGGAGGCTGGGTGCAGAGACTTGAGAATTCGTTGGTTTCTAACGCTTTGGAAACTCAAGACGAGGATGACATCTACTATCTGTTCAATCAAGGAGTTACAGGTGATACCTCTGAAGATCTCCTTAACCGTTTAGAACAAGAATACCGGAACAGGACGGAAGAAGGGTATGAGGACCTGTTGATCATTCAGATTGGAGCCAACGATGTAATAGAGGAGAATGGACAGGTTAGAGTTGATCCGGAAGGATTTAGGCAGAATATTGTAGATCTCGTGGAGCTTGGGAAAGAGTTAAGTGACGAGTTAATCTTTGTAGGTGATTTCCCGGTCAACCCGGAAATAGGTGAAATACCTTACTCACCTGGGAAAAAACTCGATTACAGCCGGTTAAAACAGTATGAAGAAATCAAGAAGGAAGTATGCAGTGAAAAAGAGGTAGGATACATTGATTTGTTCAAAATGATGGAGAACAGAAATCAAAACAGGTTTCTGGAGGAAGGTGTCCATCCAACCAGTCAAGGTCATAAATTCGTATATCAAAAGGTAAAGAAAGAACTTGAGAGCAAAAACTTAATTTAA
- a CDS encoding NAD(P)/FAD-dependent oxidoreductase has translation MSEEDVRDLIVVGGASAAQSAAIYAVRSGIDVTVIADEYGGQINNTDVVENYLGFEHISGPELADKFLEHMREYDVEEEKGFKVTDIRKNDNIFEVEREDGEVFHSYSVIIATGGSRRKLGVSGEEEFANKGVGYCAVCDGPLYKGETVAVIGGGYAGTEAADYLSDIAEKVYVLSRSGVLKGEQITIDKVEEDENVEVLREATAEEFYGDNLLEGLKYDHKGEMKDLEVTGAFIEIGTKPNSQISDLVETTESERIKVDEEMKTGTEGLYAAGDVNNVGVQQLAVSSGQGCQAGLNAAEYVKQEKSGLN, from the coding sequence ATGAGTGAAGAAGATGTCCGTGATTTGATTGTTGTTGGTGGTGCTTCTGCCGCACAGAGTGCTGCTATCTACGCTGTTCGTTCTGGAATCGATGTAACTGTTATCGCTGACGAGTATGGAGGTCAGATCAACAATACTGATGTAGTTGAAAATTACCTGGGTTTTGAACATATTTCCGGACCTGAACTGGCTGATAAATTTCTTGAGCACATGAGAGAGTACGATGTAGAAGAGGAGAAAGGTTTCAAGGTGACGGACATCCGAAAAAACGATAATATCTTCGAAGTTGAAAGAGAGGATGGCGAAGTTTTCCACTCCTACTCTGTGATTATAGCGACCGGTGGCAGTAGAAGGAAACTGGGTGTCTCGGGCGAGGAAGAGTTTGCGAACAAAGGAGTCGGCTACTGTGCAGTATGCGACGGACCTCTCTACAAGGGAGAAACGGTCGCAGTCATTGGAGGAGGTTATGCCGGGACGGAGGCTGCGGACTACCTTTCCGACATCGCTGAAAAAGTATATGTCCTATCCCGCTCCGGAGTACTGAAAGGAGAACAGATCACAATCGACAAAGTAGAAGAAGACGAAAATGTCGAAGTGCTGAGAGAAGCCACTGCAGAAGAGTTCTATGGAGATAATCTACTGGAAGGATTGAAATATGATCACAAAGGTGAGATGAAGGACTTGGAAGTGACCGGAGCCTTCATTGAAATCGGTACAAAGCCTAACTCACAGATCTCAGACCTGGTTGAGACAACTGAATCGGAGCGAATTAAGGTTGACGAGGAGATGAAGACAGGAACGGAAGGACTTTACGCTGCTGGCGATGTAAACAATGTAGGCGTTCAGCAGCTGGCTGTTTCATCTGGTCAGGGCTGTCAAGCTGGTTTGAATGCTGCCGAGTATGTGAAGCAGGAGAAGTCTGGTTTAAATTAA
- a CDS encoding amidase family protein gives MNLREVVEGEKQVDHEEFLSELKEKNQELNFMREITQESNTGELNGIPFIAKDAICTEDTTTSAGSQILENYQPVFDATVIERLKESGASFYGKTQQDEFGFGTFSTNCAFGTPKNPHDKERVVGGSSGGAGAVVAAMDKPLISLGESTGGSITNPAAYNGVVGITPTYGRVSRYGLVDYANSLDKIGVLARTVYGTAKGLEIIAGEDENDQTTSSKEVPNYSENLDETEGRVAVPKQYLELDGVEEGVMENFQDSIDELKQRGFEVEEVDMPLLSADIAVPAYYVLAMSEASTNLAKMSGMRYGMEKDPEDFEDFNEYFSEVRSEGFGEEAKRRILLGTYTRQAGYRDQYYIKAAKVRTKIINQYKEVFEEFDAVISPSMPNIAPKIEEAEDMSPSEIYAMDTLTVGPNLAGMPMISVPNGKSEGMPTGLHIVGDHFNEQKILDIAYTYTGGDSQ, from the coding sequence ATGAACTTGCGGGAAGTAGTAGAAGGAGAAAAACAGGTCGATCACGAAGAATTTCTCAGCGAACTCAAAGAAAAAAACCAGGAACTCAACTTCATGAGAGAAATAACACAAGAAAGTAATACCGGAGAATTGAATGGAATTCCTTTCATCGCCAAAGATGCAATCTGTACTGAAGACACTACTACTTCTGCAGGCAGCCAAATACTTGAGAACTATCAGCCTGTATTCGATGCAACAGTAATTGAAAGACTGAAAGAATCAGGCGCCAGTTTCTACGGGAAGACTCAGCAGGACGAGTTTGGATTCGGAACATTCTCAACCAACTGCGCCTTTGGAACACCGAAAAACCCTCACGACAAGGAAAGAGTTGTAGGAGGAAGTTCGGGCGGTGCTGGAGCAGTTGTCGCAGCAATGGACAAACCATTAATCTCACTGGGAGAATCTACAGGCGGATCAATCACCAATCCAGCAGCATACAATGGCGTAGTAGGAATCACTCCAACATATGGAAGAGTTTCTCGTTATGGTTTGGTTGACTACGCTAACTCTCTGGATAAGATTGGAGTTCTAGCTAGGACCGTTTATGGAACAGCAAAAGGACTGGAAATAATAGCTGGAGAAGATGAAAACGATCAGACAACTTCCAGCAAGGAAGTACCAAACTACTCAGAAAACTTGGATGAAACGGAGGGCAGAGTTGCTGTACCGAAACAATACTTGGAACTTGATGGAGTAGAGGAAGGAGTCATGGAGAACTTCCAAGATTCTATCGACGAACTAAAACAAAGAGGTTTTGAAGTTGAGGAAGTTGACATGCCGCTTCTATCAGCAGATATCGCCGTACCAGCTTACTATGTACTGGCAATGAGCGAAGCCTCCACCAACCTAGCAAAAATGAGCGGAATGCGTTACGGAATGGAGAAAGATCCTGAAGACTTTGAAGATTTCAACGAATACTTCTCAGAAGTTAGAAGCGAAGGATTTGGCGAAGAGGCTAAGAGAAGAATCCTATTGGGAACATATACTCGCCAGGCAGGTTACCGTGACCAATACTATATCAAAGCTGCTAAAGTCAGGACAAAGATAATTAATCAGTACAAGGAAGTATTTGAGGAATTTGATGCTGTTATCTCTCCTTCAATGCCGAATATTGCTCCGAAAATCGAGGAAGCAGAAGATATGAGTCCGTCAGAAATTTATGCCATGGATACTTTGACTGTTGGACCTAACCTGGCTGGCATGCCGATGATAAGTGTTCCTAATGGGAAAAGTGAGGGAATGCCGACCGGTCTTCACATTGTTGGAGATCATTTCAATGAACAGAAGATACTGGATATCGCCTATACATATACAGGAGGTGATTCTCAGTGA
- the pyk gene encoding pyruvate kinase, producing MKNTKIISTIGPATDSKEKITEIIEAGVNVVRLNFSHVDHEQHGKTFDRVRETSEKTAVMADTKGPEIRLGEVEEDTELKSGEQIILTVEEEVGDDERLPVQYTDLLKNLEAGDEVRIDDGKIELNVIEVGEDEAVCEVIFGGEVSTRKAVNVPGKDIGLRAPTKKDREDIIFAAEKGFDFISLSFVKHADDVREVREILEDHGSEAHIISKIEHRKAVENFDEILKESDGIMVARGDLGVEMPAAELPGLQKEMIRKCNRAGKPVITATQMLESMTENSTATRAEISDVANAVLDGTDAVMLSGETAIGDYPVKTVEFMSEVVKEAENTVEKQVHHTVKEKPSDTREIICKSVWQASNDGDSDYIVAHTSSGSTARNIAKHRPETDIIAFTDSERVERQLQLVWGVQPYYEEFGDNVDEMVEGSAERMKRLDLAEGDDELVLTAGIPTSVTGTTNMMQMRTIDSILGN from the coding sequence ATGAAAAACACAAAGATAATCTCAACAATAGGACCAGCAACAGACTCTAAAGAAAAGATTACAGAAATAATCGAAGCAGGAGTAAACGTAGTAAGACTTAACTTCTCACATGTAGATCACGAACAGCACGGCAAAACATTCGACCGTGTCCGAGAAACAAGTGAGAAAACAGCGGTAATGGCTGATACAAAAGGACCTGAAATCCGTTTAGGTGAAGTGGAAGAAGATACAGAGCTTAAGTCCGGAGAACAAATTATACTAACAGTCGAAGAAGAAGTTGGAGATGATGAAAGGCTTCCTGTACAGTACACCGATCTTCTGAAGAATTTAGAGGCAGGAGACGAAGTAAGAATCGATGACGGGAAGATAGAACTAAATGTTATTGAAGTAGGTGAAGATGAAGCAGTCTGCGAAGTAATCTTCGGCGGCGAAGTCTCCACTAGAAAGGCAGTGAATGTACCCGGAAAAGACATCGGCTTAAGAGCACCAACAAAGAAAGATAGGGAAGACATCATTTTTGCAGCGGAGAAAGGCTTTGACTTTATTTCACTTAGCTTCGTAAAGCATGCTGATGATGTAAGAGAAGTCAGAGAGATTCTAGAAGACCACGGATCAGAAGCACATATCATCTCCAAGATCGAGCACCGCAAAGCAGTCGAAAACTTTGATGAAATCCTCAAAGAATCCGACGGAATCATGGTTGCCCGTGGAGACCTCGGAGTTGAGATGCCGGCAGCAGAACTTCCCGGTCTACAGAAAGAAATGATCAGAAAATGCAACAGAGCAGGCAAACCAGTCATCACCGCCACACAGATGCTCGAATCAATGACCGAGAACTCCACTGCTACAAGGGCAGAGATATCCGATGTCGCAAACGCAGTCCTAGACGGAACAGACGCAGTCATGCTCTCAGGAGAAACAGCAATCGGAGACTACCCAGTAAAGACCGTAGAATTCATGTCCGAAGTAGTAAAGGAAGCCGAAAACACCGTAGAAAAACAGGTACACCACACAGTCAAAGAAAAACCCAGCGACACACGAGAAATAATCTGCAAAAGCGTCTGGCAAGCATCAAACGACGGAGACTCAGACTACATCGTAGCACACACATCCTCAGGAAGCACAGCACGGAACATCGCGAAACACCGGCCTGAAACAGACATCATCGCGTTCACTGATTCCGAAAGAGTCGAAAGACAACTACAGCTGGTTTGGGGCGTACAGCCATACTATGAGGAGTTCGGAGATAATGTAGACGAAATGGTCGAAGGCTCAGCTGAACGGATGAAGAGACTTGACCTAGCTGAAGGAGACGATGAATTAGTCCTGACAGCAGGGATACCAACATCGGTCACAGGAACCACCAACATGATGCAGATGAGGACAATAGACAGCATTCTAGGGAACTGA
- a CDS encoding MBL fold metallo-hydrolase has translation MKVTLLGSGDAIGMPVPMCNCEYCQKSEKRRRSGILIETDGSTVVVDISPDIKEQLHHEEVYDVDGFLVTHFHYDHFWGIQELNHVALTDEDHVFNPEDFDFNGWHDRELKIIGNKTTEEHLEEYHLHGRVKESGNIDFELLEKNQEMSFHDLEISTFGIDHGEEGTTQGYVVQKGEKKVVFAPDAWELEESNVYNDADLFFVEGQLFDAEGHANQEVLEEQIKEANPQRVVLLSNSEHLNQMHTEKMKEAAEEKGFEIWSDYTSIEL, from the coding sequence GTGAAAGTTACCTTGCTTGGTTCTGGCGATGCTATCGGAATGCCTGTACCGATGTGTAATTGTGAGTACTGCCAGAAATCGGAGAAACGGAGGCGTTCAGGAATCTTAATCGAGACAGATGGATCAACTGTGGTCGTTGATATCTCTCCAGACATCAAAGAACAGCTGCATCACGAGGAAGTATATGATGTAGATGGTTTTCTTGTGACGCATTTCCATTATGATCATTTCTGGGGTATTCAGGAGCTTAACCATGTGGCTTTGACTGATGAGGATCATGTCTTTAATCCAGAAGATTTTGACTTTAACGGCTGGCATGACAGAGAGCTCAAAATTATAGGAAATAAGACTACAGAAGAACACTTAGAAGAGTATCATCTTCATGGAAGAGTCAAGGAAAGCGGCAATATCGACTTCGAGTTACTTGAGAAAAACCAGGAAATGAGCTTCCATGATCTTGAAATCAGCACTTTCGGAATAGATCACGGCGAAGAAGGAACGACACAGGGCTATGTAGTACAGAAAGGCGAGAAAAAAGTTGTCTTTGCGCCAGATGCGTGGGAACTGGAAGAATCAAATGTTTACAACGATGCCGACCTATTCTTCGTTGAAGGCCAACTCTTCGACGCAGAAGGACACGCAAATCAGGAAGTACTGGAAGAACAGATCAAAGAGGCTAACCCGCAACGAGTGGTTTTGCTTAGTAACTCCGAACACCTCAACCAGATGCACACTGAAAAGATGAAAGAAGCAGCTGAAGAAAAAGGCTTCGAAATCTGGAGCGACTACACATCAATTGAACTATAG
- a CDS encoding AAA family ATPase, producing the protein MTEEQKQDTSEAEKKGEDKKNSKKKQQRVQFPQYFQQQRGKAGKKNPNSTNLKTPVMRGVVVSEFDGDRIWVEASGNMKGRYGVEVPQGYSPEDLQPGTEVALDPNSFKVTDVVSKGQDAEFQAIETDVTFQDIGGLDHVIKSLSSNVGAQLNSDKLNRIQEWGMDMDKSILLIGKPGTGKTHMVKALSNEYDAEMFMINGPQLVEKFIGEGAKKVKRLYEQARASDKPSIVFIDEIDAIAKKRLDDRRHGGEEVERTMSQLLSELDGLDSEEGNVISIFATNTPDIMDPALLNRTSAIEVPVPNDEAKEEILKVHTRKMDLEEELDLELLAEELDDEFTGRDIQQIVKQAAVNALDRYEDYSEAKVNMEDFLEAVQDLKEGNMGVEKDFLSGENKHPNEMFA; encoded by the coding sequence ATGACTGAAGAACAAAAACAAGATACTTCTGAAGCGGAGAAGAAAGGCGAGGATAAGAAAAATTCTAAGAAGAAACAGCAGCGAGTACAGTTCCCACAGTACTTCCAGCAGCAGCGAGGTAAAGCCGGGAAGAAAAACCCGAACAGTACCAACCTGAAAACACCTGTGATGAGAGGCGTAGTTGTCTCAGAATTCGACGGAGACCGAATCTGGGTAGAAGCCAGTGGAAACATGAAAGGACGCTACGGAGTCGAAGTACCACAAGGATACAGCCCAGAAGACCTGCAGCCCGGAACGGAAGTAGCACTGGACCCTAACAGCTTCAAAGTAACAGATGTTGTCAGTAAAGGTCAGGACGCAGAATTCCAGGCCATAGAAACAGACGTAACCTTCCAGGATATCGGAGGACTGGATCATGTCATCAAAAGCCTATCATCAAATGTAGGAGCACAGTTGAACTCTGACAAACTGAACCGTATCCAGGAATGGGGCATGGACATGGACAAAAGTATACTACTAATCGGAAAACCAGGAACCGGAAAGACACACATGGTCAAAGCACTCAGCAATGAATACGACGCAGAAATGTTCATGATCAACGGTCCACAACTAGTTGAGAAATTCATTGGAGAAGGAGCCAAGAAAGTCAAACGCTTATACGAACAGGCAAGAGCTTCTGACAAACCATCAATCGTATTCATCGACGAAATCGATGCAATCGCCAAGAAAAGGCTTGACGACAGGAGACACGGTGGAGAAGAAGTCGAAAGAACCATGAGCCAGTTGTTGTCTGAGCTTGATGGCTTGGACAGCGAAGAAGGAAATGTAATCAGTATCTTCGCCACAAACACACCAGACATAATGGATCCAGCACTACTCAACCGTACAAGTGCGATCGAAGTGCCTGTACCGAACGACGAAGCTAAGGAAGAAATCCTCAAAGTCCACACAAGAAAAATGGACTTGGAAGAGGAACTTGATCTTGAACTCTTGGCAGAGGAACTGGACGATGAATTCACTGGAAGAGATATTCAGCAGATCGTCAAACAGGCAGCAGTCAACGCACTCGACCGCTACGAAGACTACTCAGAAGCAAAAGTCAACATGGAAGACTTCCTAGAAGCAGTCCAAGACCTGAAAGAAGGAAACATGGGCGTAGAAAAAGACTTCCTAAGCGGCGAAAACAAACATCCAAACGAGATGTTCGCCTAA
- a CDS encoding methyltransferase family protein — protein sequence MKILSFSKRKIIFSAVAVLALISIPSFYQHLMFFLSGQIQFFMKQNAWLLVAGSVIFFLLFLIPLTYRHKADWKSSGLYTAFLISLFIEMYGLPLTVYLSSAFVSMPSSGQIPGFLINFAGFGLNIWMIIGALITMIGCLIVGIGWYTIYNADGIARNGIYRYSRHPQYLGIILITIGWFIGWPTPLTGIILPILVYQYYKLTQTEEEEALNEFGEKYEEYIQKTPRFI from the coding sequence ATGAAAATCCTTTCTTTTTCCAAAAGAAAAATAATTTTCAGTGCTGTAGCTGTTTTAGCACTTATTTCAATACCTTCCTTCTACCAGCATCTCATGTTCTTCCTTTCAGGGCAGATACAGTTCTTTATGAAGCAGAATGCCTGGCTCTTGGTAGCTGGCAGCGTAATATTCTTTTTGTTATTCCTGATACCGTTAACTTACAGGCATAAGGCAGACTGGAAAAGCTCTGGTCTGTACACCGCATTCCTGATCTCCCTATTTATCGAAATGTATGGACTCCCTCTGACAGTATATCTTTCCTCAGCATTCGTATCAATGCCTTCATCCGGACAGATACCAGGCTTCCTCATAAACTTCGCAGGTTTCGGGCTTAACATCTGGATGATCATAGGTGCGCTGATTACAATGATAGGATGTCTAATAGTCGGCATAGGATGGTATACGATCTACAACGCAGATGGAATAGCAAGAAACGGCATATACAGATACTCCAGACATCCGCAGTACCTTGGAATTATACTGATCACAATAGGATGGTTCATAGGATGGCCAACACCCCTAACAGGAATAATACTTCCAATCCTAGTCTACCAATACTACAAACTCACACAGACCGAGGAGGAAGAAGCACTAAACGAATTTGGGGAAAAATACGAAGAATACATCCAGAAAACACCAAGATTTATCTGA
- a CDS encoding amphi-Trp domain-containing protein, translating to MERKLLNSTKKMSRKEAGEKLHNLADSIAEGYVKLKSGENSVDLQPGEQVEFELEVEKEEDGDTSIEIEVEWPETEKTENIEIQ from the coding sequence ATGGAGAGAAAACTTTTGAACTCGACTAAGAAGATGAGCCGAAAAGAGGCTGGAGAAAAACTACACAACCTTGCAGACAGCATTGCTGAAGGATATGTAAAACTGAAATCAGGGGAGAACTCAGTAGACCTTCAACCCGGAGAACAAGTAGAATTCGAACTTGAAGTAGAAAAAGAAGAAGACGGAGACACATCAATAGAAATCGAAGTGGAATGGCCAGAAACAGAAAAAACAGAAAACATAGAAATACAGTAA
- a CDS encoding HIT family protein, whose translation MPPGQGDQCPFCQLIENPQQLITVGETENFYAWLEVQPRSKGHANVVPKDHKESILEFSPEEYHEAMTLVRETIDKAIDGLGADGASITMNVKEAGGQMLPHAYIQIFPRFEEDENAGTPTGAIFQHREDLQDQDKLKEIQGEMNSVSPNFETEKIEPHPESQRFKEEPEEKQEENVENSEESGEEEEDDGRPERGESIEWM comes from the coding sequence ATGCCTCCAGGACAAGGCGACCAATGCCCCTTCTGCCAACTAATAGAGAACCCACAACAACTGATAACAGTCGGAGAAACCGAAAACTTCTACGCCTGGCTTGAAGTACAGCCAAGATCCAAAGGACACGCCAATGTAGTACCTAAAGACCACAAGGAAAGTATACTAGAATTCTCACCCGAAGAATACCACGAAGCAATGACTCTCGTACGGGAAACAATCGACAAAGCAATCGACGGACTAGGCGCAGACGGAGCAAGCATAACAATGAATGTAAAAGAAGCTGGCGGACAAATGCTCCCACACGCATACATACAAATCTTTCCCCGTTTCGAAGAAGACGAAAACGCTGGAACACCGACAGGAGCCATCTTCCAACACCGAGAAGACCTACAAGACCAAGACAAGTTGAAAGAGATACAGGGAGAGATGAACTCTGTCAGCCCCAACTTCGAAACAGAGAAAATAGAGCCACACCCCGAAAGCCAAAGATTCAAAGAAGAACCAGAAGAAAAACAGGAAGAAAATGTAGAAAACTCTGAGGAATCAGGAGAAGAGGAAGAAGACGACGGAAGACCTGAGAGAGGGGAAAGCATCGAATGGATGTAG
- a CDS encoding DUF7331 family protein, translating into MPDSSSDAKPLSTYVNSDLTDLDQQYLAELKPVDGNEPYLTIHDETLDEENIATIGLSSSEAALLEKLQEYEEKINRNMLDNDDEDKYGCFITGDDNFVIYDRDNPEAWIQSDFSVEVG; encoded by the coding sequence ATGCCAGATTCCTCATCTGACGCAAAACCTTTGAGTACCTATGTTAACTCAGATTTAACGGATCTTGACCAACAGTATTTGGCAGAATTAAAGCCAGTTGATGGGAACGAGCCTTACCTAACCATACACGACGAAACTCTAGATGAAGAAAATATTGCAACTATTGGACTCTCAAGTAGTGAAGCTGCATTACTAGAAAAGTTACAGGAGTATGAAGAAAAGATAAACCGAAATATGCTTGACAATGACGACGAAGATAAATATGGCTGCTTCATAACTGGAGACGACAACTTTGTTATCTATGATCGAGACAACCCAGAAGCCTGGATTCAATCGGATTTCTCTGTTGAGGTAGGTTGA
- the gatB gene encoding Asp-tRNA(Asn)/Glu-tRNA(Gln) amidotransferase subunit GatB, translated as MSEEETDVMIGLETHIQLDTETKLFCGCPNEEAEEPNTHVCPTCLGHPGSKPRLNKKVLEHAVKTSQALQCDVNEEVFFSRKTYFYPDLSKDYQITQYEVPVAEDGEVEIKVGDEKKDIGITRLHIEEDPAKTRHKGGDIGNSDYTLVDYNRSGTPLLEIVTEPDFTSPKEARAYLQQLAQMLEYLEIYYPESNFALKSDANISIDGGQRVEVKNITGTAGIEKALSYEISRQKQLKKRGREVSQQTRSYNQNQEITEKLREKETEEDYGYIFDPDLTTQELDEEFREKLRAEIPELPHEKFKRFKEEYGLKDKLVEALVSVPEMADDFERLAEEFDTNLAASWMVGELKKVLNYNEVSYDEVNVESGAPDFLYVGLRVVLSHLEAGEFNQRKAEKYLRDFVEQGLDPEKEFSIDDPKADNIDLGLNLKDYKKSGDDEITEFVKEAIDENPDAVEDYNSGDEEAVNFLVGQVMSISQGKADPKTAREKILEELE; from the coding sequence GTGAGTGAGGAAGAAACTGATGTAATGATTGGTCTAGAGACTCACATACAGTTAGATACTGAGACTAAGTTATTCTGTGGCTGTCCAAACGAAGAAGCCGAAGAACCAAATACTCATGTCTGTCCTACATGTCTCGGTCATCCAGGTTCCAAACCAAGATTGAACAAGAAAGTACTGGAGCATGCAGTCAAGACTTCGCAAGCTCTTCAGTGCGATGTGAATGAGGAAGTGTTCTTCTCTCGTAAGACTTACTTCTATCCAGACCTTTCTAAGGACTACCAGATCACCCAGTATGAGGTCCCTGTCGCTGAGGATGGAGAAGTGGAGATCAAGGTAGGTGACGAAAAGAAAGACATCGGAATAACACGACTTCACATAGAGGAAGACCCAGCAAAGACTCGGCACAAAGGAGGAGACATCGGAAACTCAGACTATACACTAGTCGACTACAACCGATCCGGCACACCACTACTGGAAATAGTAACGGAACCAGACTTTACATCACCGAAAGAAGCACGAGCATATCTGCAACAGCTCGCCCAGATGCTGGAATACCTGGAAATATACTATCCAGAAAGCAACTTTGCACTGAAATCCGACGCCAACATCTCGATCGACGGCGGCCAGAGAGTTGAAGTCAAAAACATTACCGGAACAGCGGGGATAGAAAAAGCACTAAGCTACGAAATCAGCCGGCAGAAACAGTTGAAGAAACGTGGTCGAGAAGTCAGCCAGCAGACTAGAAGCTACAACCAGAACCAAGAAATAACAGAAAAACTCAGGGAAAAAGAAACGGAAGAAGACTACGGATACATCTTCGACCCAGACCTGACCACACAGGAGCTGGATGAAGAATTCAGAGAAAAATTGAGGGCAGAAATTCCAGAACTGCCTCACGAAAAATTCAAGAGGTTCAAAGAAGAATACGGTCTGAAGGATAAACTAGTTGAAGCACTGGTTTCAGTACCGGAAATGGCTGATGACTTTGAGAGACTTGCAGAAGAATTTGATACAAATTTGGCTGCTTCATGGATGGTCGGGGAGTTAAAGAAAGTCCTAAACTATAACGAAGTAAGTTATGATGAAGTTAATGTTGAATCTGGTGCTCCAGACTTCCTATATGTTGGATTGCGTGTAGTCTTAAGCCATCTTGAAGCTGGAGAATTTAACCAAAGGAAAGCAGAAAAGTATCTAAGAGACTTCGTTGAACAAGGCTTAGATCCTGAAAAAGAGTTTAGCATCGATGATCCAAAAGCAGATAACATTGATCTTGGGCTTAATCTAAAAGATTACAAGAAATCAGGCGATGACGAAATCACCGAATTCGTCAAGGAAGCTATTGATGAGAATCCTGATGCGGTAGAGGACTACAACTCTGGTGATGAGGAGGCTGTCAACTTCTTGGTCGGCCAGGTTATGAGTATTTCTCAGGGTAAGGCTGATCCGAAAACCGCTAGAGAGAAGATTTTGGAAGAGCTTGAATGA
- a CDS encoding topoisomerase DNA-binding C4 zinc finger domain-containing protein codes for MPQETKMTKCVFCGESATTKNRKGQPVCSEHKKKDPKEVACPECGMPMKIKEGRYGFFWGCEGYPQCQETFQIENLVEED; via the coding sequence ATGCCTCAAGAAACAAAGATGACAAAATGCGTGTTCTGCGGCGAATCAGCCACCACAAAGAATAGAAAAGGTCAGCCCGTCTGCAGCGAACACAAGAAGAAAGATCCTAAAGAAGTTGCCTGTCCGGAATGCGGAATGCCTATGAAGATTAAGGAAGGTCGTTACGGATTCTTCTGGGGCTGCGAAGGATACCCACAATGCCAGGAAACATTCCAGATAGAAAACCTAGTTGAAGAGGATTAA
- a CDS encoding GNAT family N-acetyltransferase, protein MDVEKTQIRRAEPGDEELLAKDFWHPLAKEMEKYHEVNRLKKNAEEDAVSAFEDRIKDESYTFFFLEIDSEEVGYISLEEGNRSSREEEEYMAVIGLFVKERYREEGLGTELMSRAKEFAQEKDVDYMMVSAEWQNDRARKFYNENGFEEKKVKFVQMVD, encoded by the coding sequence ATGGATGTAGAGAAAACACAGATTAGAAGAGCAGAACCCGGAGACGAAGAATTACTGGCCAAAGATTTCTGGCATCCACTTGCCAAAGAAATGGAGAAATATCACGAAGTAAACCGGTTGAAGAAGAATGCCGAGGAAGACGCAGTTTCTGCATTCGAGGACAGGATTAAAGATGAGAGTTATACTTTCTTTTTCCTGGAAATAGACAGTGAAGAAGTAGGATACATCTCACTTGAAGAAGGAAATAGATCCTCAAGAGAGGAAGAAGAATATATGGCAGTAATAGGGTTGTTTGTTAAGGAAAGATACAGAGAAGAAGGTCTAGGAACAGAGTTAATGAGTAGGGCCAAGGAATTTGCCCAAGAGAAAGATGTGGACTATATGATGGTCTCAGCTGAGTGGCAGAATGACAGAGCCAGGAAGTTTTACAATGAAAACGGTTTTGAGGAGAAAAAAGTAAAATTTGTACAGATGGTGGATTAA